A single Phoenix dactylifera cultivar Barhee BC4 chromosome 1, palm_55x_up_171113_PBpolish2nd_filt_p, whole genome shotgun sequence DNA region contains:
- the LOC120112495 gene encoding pheromone-processing carboxypeptidase KEX1-like, whose product MEASQLAGDAEECSSSESGWTKYLASPMHEGGDSDDHDDVEGDDDDDDDDDDDDDDDGGGRSNKNSNGGKDEGDEDDDSMASDASTGRARNKHSCKKGYFPSRRRTEMEKLGILFKGKLVLPLHRAIPRRGSPT is encoded by the exons ATGGAGGCTTCACAACTCGCTGGAGATGCAGAAGAGTGTAGCAGCAGTGAGTCTGGGTGGACCAAGTACCTGGCATCACCCATGCATGAGGGTGGTGATAGTGATGACCATGATGATGTTGAAggggatgatgatgatgatgatgatgatgatgatgacgacgacgacgacggtgGTGGTAGAAGTAACAAAAACAGCAATGGTGGTAAAGATGAAGGTGATGAAGATGATGACTCCATGGCTTCTGATGCTTCTACAGGACGAGCTCGCAACAAGCATTCTTGCAAAAAAG GATATTTCCCAAGCAGGAGAAGAACAGAGATGGAAAAACTCGGAATCCTTTTCAAAGGGAAGCTGGTTCTGCCTCTTCACAGAGCAATCCCAAGGCGAGGAAGCCCAACCTGA